The nucleotide window AGCACAGTGACAGTACCGATGCATTCAGAGACCGTAAGGatgttgatgatgatgatgttTACTTTCGTGATGGGTGTATTGGTATCGAGGGGGATGACGTTGAAGGGCGTGCTAAGATGGGAGATGTGAACGAAGACACCGAAGGAGTCGAGCCTTTATTACCTATTATCAATGATGAGATCTGCGATTTTGTGCAGCAGATTACAGAGCAGCTACAGAGAGAGAATCCTGATCCGTTGGATGAGGATACTTGGGACGCTGTGATGGTTGCCGAGTATGCACCAGAGATATTTCCGTATTTGCGTACACTAGAAGGAAAATACGCTCCGAACTCGAACTACATGCAGTTCCAGCCAGAGTTGAAATGGTCTTACAGAGCCACGCTAATAGATTGGATTGTACAAGTTCACGGGAGGTTTCTGTTGCTTCCTGAGACATTATATCTCACCATGAACATCATTGATAGATTTTTAAGCAAAAAGACCGTAACCTTGAACAGGTTTCAACTAGTGGGTGCCGCAGCGTTATACATTGCATCCAAATACGAAGAGATAAACTGCCCGACATTAAAGGAGATGTTATATATGCTGGACAATGCATACACCGGGGAAGAGGTTTTAAAAGCGGAGAGATACATGATTGACACATTAGAATTTGAGTTTGGGTGGCCGGGACCTATGTCTTTTTTGAGAAGAGTCAG belongs to Eremothecium sinecaudum strain ATCC 58844 chromosome IV, complete sequence and includes:
- a CDS encoding cyclin family protein (Syntenic homolog of Ashbya gossypii ADR068W; Syntenic homolog of Saccharomyces cerevisiae YLR210W (CLB4) and YDL155W (CLB3)), translated to MYTSCIGNENRNLEISIKSNTTAGQPSTMVNYGTHRVALSDVTSQVNNRHNRGSSLYKHEGGFERKSLIASSHPSVSSVQSLIQHSDSTDAFRDRKDVDDDDVYFRDGCIGIEGDDVEGRAKMGDVNEDTEGVEPLLPIINDEICDFVQQITEQLQRENPDPLDEDTWDAVMVAEYAPEIFPYLRTLEGKYAPNSNYMQFQPELKWSYRATLIDWIVQVHGRFLLLPETLYLTMNIIDRFLSKKTVTLNRFQLVGAAALYIASKYEEINCPTLKEMLYMLDNAYTGEEVLKAERYMIDTLEFEFGWPGPMSFLRRVSKADNYEYDIRTLAKYLLETTIMEARLVAAPPSWLAAGAYYLSRIIIGYNTWTKKHIFYSGYTSEQLVPLATVILENCRNAEKSHQAIYEKYSKSRHRRSAQVVARWIAMAEENIQES